The following proteins are co-located in the Dyadobacter chenwenxiniae genome:
- a CDS encoding DUF7133 domain-containing protein gives MLKITFSLVTAFLLLYWNNAVNNRSEPIKSAASLVKADSLPNAASWPDELNVTHFAGSDLTPSPACLAVAASGEVFVGVDMIGSLGKTPGKGRIVRLVDVDHDGKVDKNTLFAEVDNPRGIIAMGDRVFVLHTTFSKETQKASGMDLVVFEDKNQDGVADGGPSPLIQNISSPKFLQSRGTDHSTNGIRMGIDGWIYIAVGDFGFHDAIDRSGKKLTQLGGGIVRVRPDGTEMEVYTHGMRNIYDVAIDPYMNVFTRDNTNDGGGWNIRFSNQIQSGEYGYPVLFKHFTEEIIPALVDVGGGSGTGSLFMDDPNWPAKYNQVPMMADWGRNQLYIHRVSPDGPTFTQKEEEFIKLAQITDIDIDASGSVYLSAWDGAGYSGNPGKGFVVRAVPKTWQYKPFVDLKKSSVKDLAALLTNASAVQRLAAQQELLTRKTKDVTKASWKIAENKQLPLYARVAGIYTYAQAAGASGNDNLVKLTEDNAVREFALRALADRLKSNSNVPVEPFLKGLQDGTPRVQLAATVGLGRLGHPEVADALLKVKVPASFVSPAKGTEGPHATPNSPIILPHVAVRALVALNAVDACVKAINTENATLALWALRYMHDPKAVSALIAVYGLAKDDASKNQILTTLSRLYKKEAPYDGSWWWSTRPDTQGPYYKSVTWESSDAIKDFLMQQWNKADENGKQLYADLNGRLRLGITEFGGEEVVVAKEEVKVDLDKIRNKKGQVGESSIEDVMLAIAKIEGNPALGKQLFTKQGCVACHSLSKGEVMKGPFMGQIGSIMNREQIAESILKPNASISQGFASVLITAKGDKTYMGFVSEESADKLVIRDIAGQVTTIKTSDIISRKEMESSMMPPGLANELSYEEFASLITFLSQQRK, from the coding sequence ATGTTAAAAATTACTTTTAGTCTTGTAACTGCTTTCCTGCTCCTTTACTGGAATAATGCAGTTAACAACCGTTCCGAACCCATCAAAAGTGCCGCTTCCCTTGTCAAAGCAGATTCCTTGCCCAACGCAGCCAGCTGGCCTGATGAGCTTAATGTCACCCATTTCGCAGGGTCGGATCTTACGCCTAGTCCTGCCTGCCTTGCTGTGGCAGCCAGCGGGGAAGTTTTTGTAGGTGTTGATATGATCGGTTCGCTGGGCAAAACGCCTGGTAAAGGCCGCATCGTGCGATTAGTCGATGTTGATCACGATGGTAAAGTAGATAAGAACACCCTATTTGCAGAAGTGGATAACCCGCGTGGGATCATTGCCATGGGGGATCGTGTTTTTGTGTTGCACACCACCTTTTCCAAAGAAACACAGAAAGCCTCGGGCATGGACCTGGTGGTCTTTGAGGATAAAAACCAGGATGGTGTGGCCGACGGAGGTCCTTCGCCATTGATCCAGAATATCAGCTCACCCAAATTCCTGCAAAGCCGTGGGACAGACCATTCTACCAACGGGATCAGAATGGGGATCGATGGCTGGATATACATTGCAGTCGGTGACTTTGGTTTCCATGACGCCATCGACAGGTCGGGCAAGAAACTGACCCAGCTAGGAGGAGGCATTGTGCGGGTTAGACCTGACGGAACTGAAATGGAAGTTTACACGCACGGGATGCGTAACATTTACGATGTCGCGATTGACCCTTACATGAACGTTTTCACCAGAGATAACACCAATGACGGAGGCGGCTGGAACATTCGTTTCAGTAACCAGATCCAGTCTGGGGAATATGGTTATCCTGTGCTTTTCAAACATTTTACAGAAGAAATTATCCCGGCATTAGTCGATGTCGGTGGCGGCTCAGGAACAGGTTCATTGTTTATGGACGATCCTAACTGGCCTGCAAAATACAATCAGGTGCCTATGATGGCAGATTGGGGCAGAAATCAGCTGTACATCCACCGCGTATCACCCGATGGCCCGACTTTCACCCAAAAGGAAGAAGAGTTTATCAAATTAGCGCAAATCACAGACATTGATATCGATGCATCGGGAAGCGTTTACCTATCTGCCTGGGATGGAGCCGGTTACTCGGGCAATCCGGGTAAAGGTTTCGTAGTGCGTGCGGTGCCCAAAACCTGGCAGTACAAGCCATTTGTTGACCTGAAAAAATCATCAGTGAAAGATCTGGCCGCATTACTGACCAATGCCAGCGCTGTTCAACGTCTGGCAGCACAGCAGGAACTATTGACCCGCAAGACCAAAGATGTAACGAAAGCTTCTTGGAAAATCGCTGAAAACAAGCAGCTTCCGCTTTACGCGCGCGTTGCAGGCATATACACATATGCGCAGGCAGCTGGTGCTTCGGGTAATGATAATCTTGTAAAGTTGACAGAGGATAATGCTGTGCGGGAATTCGCATTGCGTGCATTAGCCGATCGCCTAAAAAGCAACTCAAATGTTCCGGTTGAGCCATTTTTAAAGGGTTTACAAGACGGAACACCCCGCGTTCAGCTCGCTGCGACAGTGGGTTTGGGAAGACTTGGCCATCCTGAGGTTGCTGATGCGTTGTTGAAAGTGAAGGTTCCTGCCTCATTTGTTTCACCAGCAAAGGGAACGGAAGGTCCTCACGCCACACCAAATTCACCCATTATCCTTCCGCATGTGGCCGTGAGAGCACTTGTTGCGCTCAATGCGGTGGATGCCTGCGTGAAGGCAATCAACACGGAAAATGCCACGCTCGCACTGTGGGCGCTGCGTTATATGCACGATCCCAAAGCAGTTTCAGCGCTCATAGCAGTATATGGACTGGCCAAAGATGATGCGTCGAAAAACCAGATCTTAACCACGCTCTCACGACTTTATAAAAAAGAAGCGCCTTATGATGGCTCATGGTGGTGGAGCACACGTCCTGATACGCAGGGCCCTTACTATAAGTCTGTTACATGGGAATCGTCGGATGCCATCAAAGACTTTCTGATGCAGCAATGGAACAAAGCGGATGAGAATGGAAAGCAGCTTTATGCTGATTTGAACGGACGCCTGCGCCTGGGCATTACCGAATTTGGTGGTGAAGAAGTGGTTGTGGCAAAAGAGGAAGTTAAGGTTGACTTGGATAAAATCCGCAACAAAAAGGGTCAGGTTGGTGAGTCGTCGATTGAAGATGTGATGCTGGCAATAGCTAAAATAGAAGGGAATCCCGCTTTGGGAAAACAGCTTTTCACCAAGCAGGGATGCGTGGCATGCCACAGCCTGAGCAAAGGTGAAGTGATGAAAGGGCCGTTTATGGGCCAGATTGGTTCTATTATGAACCGCGAACAGATCGCCGAATCGATATTGAAGCCTAATGCATCCATTTCACAAGGATTTGCCTCAGTGCTCATTACGGCAAAAGGCGACAAAACGTATATGGGGTTTGTTTCTGAGGAATCTGCTGATAAATTGGTTATTCGCGATATTGCTGGCCAGGTTACAACCATAAAAACATCCGACATAATTTCTCGCAAAGAAATGGAGTCATCCATGATGCCGCCCGGACTTGCCAACGAGCTTTCATACGAAGAATTTGCTTCTCTGATCACATTCCTGTCGCAGCAGAGAAAGTAA
- a CDS encoding LysR family transcriptional regulator, with amino-acid sequence MVFDFRLQVFNTVARRLNFTKAAAELYITQPAVTKHIHELENQLNTKLFERNGSRVKLTQAGEILLHHSEQIFEIYRNIEFEINNLSQRQGGKLRLGASTTAAQYILPPILAAFHRKFHNIQVTLTIKNTEEIEQALQNKEIDLGVIEGFSKNAAIKYIEFLKDEIVLVASSKNPTASTGAVSAEKLKEIPLLMREPGSGTLEVIAHALKMIGVSIADLNLEMQLGSSESMKLYMLHSDAMALLSIHAVLKELQSKECRIVDVEGLNIERYFYFTILHGQHEALPELFMKFSRYVAK; translated from the coding sequence ATGGTCTTCGATTTTCGTTTGCAGGTTTTCAACACAGTCGCCCGGCGGCTCAACTTTACCAAAGCTGCGGCGGAGCTTTACATTACCCAGCCTGCCGTCACAAAACACATTCATGAGCTCGAAAATCAGCTTAATACCAAGCTATTTGAGAGAAATGGCTCGCGCGTAAAGCTCACGCAGGCGGGAGAAATCCTCTTGCACCATAGCGAGCAAATTTTTGAGATCTACCGCAACATTGAGTTCGAGATCAACAATTTATCACAGCGACAGGGCGGAAAGTTGCGCTTAGGCGCCAGCACCACGGCCGCACAGTACATTCTGCCGCCGATCCTTGCTGCGTTTCACCGAAAGTTTCACAACATTCAGGTAACGCTTACCATCAAGAACACAGAGGAAATTGAACAAGCGCTTCAAAACAAGGAGATTGACTTAGGTGTGATTGAAGGCTTTTCTAAGAACGCTGCGATCAAATACATTGAGTTTTTGAAGGATGAAATCGTTCTGGTCGCCAGCAGCAAAAATCCAACTGCTTCAACAGGCGCGGTTTCGGCAGAAAAATTAAAGGAAATCCCGCTGCTTATGCGAGAGCCCGGCTCGGGAACACTGGAAGTGATTGCGCACGCCTTAAAAATGATCGGCGTCAGCATTGCAGACCTGAACCTTGAAATGCAACTGGGCAGCAGCGAAAGCATGAAATTGTATATGCTGCATTCCGACGCAATGGCGCTGCTTTCCATTCACGCCGTTTTGAAGGAATTGCAAAGCAAAGAATGCCGCATTGTGGATGTGGAAGGGCTAAACATCGAACGCTATTTCTATTTCACGATTCTCCACGGGCAGCACGAAGCGCTGCCTGAACTGTTTATGAAATTCTCCCGCTATGTTGCCAAATGA
- a CDS encoding DUF1801 domain-containing protein: MPTKKDQEPIVKTKKPSNAEQVAAYMEELQHPLKAEIEAIRSIIKDANPEIKERIKWNAPSYYTTSDLLTFNPRLQTKVHLVFHHIAIVQIASEFLEGDYKDRRMMYFTDMADVEAKKVLLQTILNQYVRLVG; encoded by the coding sequence ATGCCGACTAAAAAGGACCAGGAACCGATAGTTAAGACTAAAAAACCAAGTAATGCCGAGCAGGTTGCGGCATATATGGAGGAGCTGCAACATCCGCTAAAAGCTGAGATCGAGGCAATCCGGAGCATTATCAAAGACGCCAATCCCGAAATCAAGGAGCGGATCAAATGGAACGCCCCCAGCTATTACACCACCTCTGACCTGCTGACATTCAACCCAAGACTGCAAACAAAAGTGCACCTGGTCTTCCATCACATAGCCATCGTGCAGATCGCTTCGGAATTTCTGGAAGGCGATTACAAGGACAGAAGGATGATGTATTTTACCGATATGGCCGATGTTGAGGCAAAGAAAGTGCTTTTGCAGACGATCTTGAACCAGTATGTCAGGTTGGTGGGGTAA
- a CDS encoding contractile injection system tape measure protein, which produces MTVHLEKALDRLAPSDSMIRIARLEIDLEILEAEHFGEGFPERMEKLLADRLQEIIHSKSIDQSISNNSMVERDLLIDFLRTGTLPWWSQSCKNTEFNQILSTLSREKPDEIRGLFLTVIREKDSLLWLLYQLDIQLLIDVINALFKPNREWTEVEKQTGALLDHNQHLTESEKNRLRVWLLLAHLDEQENLNAASSLRAVEKQFLPSFQQIEWKQPAAFLSDKNAMAGPRRKHEDAFN; this is translated from the coding sequence GTGACGGTGCATTTGGAAAAGGCATTGGATCGGTTGGCTCCAAGCGACTCAATGATCCGCATTGCCCGGTTAGAGATTGATCTGGAAATTTTAGAAGCGGAGCATTTCGGGGAAGGCTTCCCGGAGCGCATGGAAAAGCTGCTTGCCGATCGCTTGCAGGAAATTATACATTCCAAAAGTATTGACCAGTCAATTAGTAATAATAGTATGGTTGAGCGTGACTTGCTGATTGATTTTCTTAGAACAGGCACGCTTCCATGGTGGTCACAATCGTGCAAAAATACTGAGTTTAACCAAATTTTAAGCACGCTGTCAAGAGAAAAACCGGACGAAATACGGGGCCTGTTTCTCACTGTTATCCGGGAAAAGGATTCGTTGCTGTGGCTGCTATATCAACTTGACATTCAGTTGCTTATTGACGTTATAAATGCACTTTTTAAGCCAAATAGGGAGTGGACGGAAGTGGAGAAACAAACTGGTGCATTACTGGATCACAATCAGCATTTGACTGAAAGTGAGAAAAACAGATTGAGGGTTTGGCTGCTATTGGCACATCTGGATGAGCAAGAAAATCTCAATGCTGCATCCAGCCTGCGAGCGGTTGAGAAGCAATTTTTGCCTTCTTTTCAACAAATCGAATGGAAACAGCCCGCAGCATTTCTATCGGACAAAAATGCTATGGCCGGTCCCCGGCGGAAGCACGAAGATGCATTTAATTAG
- a CDS encoding eCIS core domain-containing protein, translating to MGSFWLLRVERRSYDVLFDHKPPPWGFRVVGNDVFFNEGKFSPGTDSGKRLLAHELTHTMQQSGNVRRLVNTRSVTCHETGLINPNLTGAEAVQAIAVADAEAVRVLQNAEDILQNALNDVVAGNPADPALNLILQEELGLDLDNTGDRRQIRIAISRIARVRTTLESGYLRYMCRGGNNVSLVGCSATSCDNDTFAFTCPGNRLVVLCQHFWDSPGERAGTILHEVFHIWFDMDHGNQTKFANATCLEGFVRRADGQAVGDFSCAAGAH from the coding sequence ATGGGCAGCTTCTGGTTGCTGAGGGTCGAAAGAAGATCCTATGACGTGCTGTTCGATCACAAGCCGCCGCCCTGGGGTTTCCGCGTAGTGGGTAACGACGTGTTTTTCAATGAGGGTAAATTCTCGCCTGGAACGGATTCCGGGAAGCGGCTTTTAGCGCACGAACTTACACATACCATGCAGCAAAGCGGCAATGTTCGCAGGCTGGTTAATACAAGGAGTGTAACCTGCCACGAGACCGGACTTATTAATCCCAACCTGACCGGCGCCGAGGCGGTGCAGGCGATAGCGGTTGCGGATGCAGAAGCTGTGCGGGTCCTGCAAAATGCAGAAGATATATTACAAAATGCGCTGAATGACGTGGTCGCCGGAAACCCGGCCGATCCGGCACTTAACTTGATCTTGCAGGAAGAGCTCGGCCTGGATCTGGACAACACGGGCGATCGCAGACAAATCAGGATTGCCATATCGCGCATTGCCCGTGTCAGGACTACTTTGGAAAGTGGTTATCTGCGTTATATGTGCCGTGGCGGAAATAATGTAAGCCTGGTCGGATGTTCGGCAACATCTTGTGATAACGACACTTTTGCTTTTACGTGTCCCGGTAACAGGCTCGTTGTGTTATGCCAGCATTTTTGGGATTCTCCGGGTGAACGTGCCGGGACAATTCTTCACGAAGTCTTTCACATTTGGTTTGATATGGACCATGGTAACCAAACCAAATTCGCGAACGCAACTTGTCTGGAAGGTTTTGTGCGAAGAGCGGACGGACAGGCTGTGGGGGATTTTTCCTGTGCAGCAGGAGCACATTAA
- a CDS encoding S8 family serine peptidase, with the protein MPEDNALYTYRNGKKVALYKKDDQFVARNSAENIVNLGIDRIEKVSPSAFRATVSPDKLDEVMVESRALAPTHHAYQLQETKQEFLITDRIMVTFKDKPTPEHLSAFIAKYALMIKNQYSDVDFLFQLTNQSGMNPVKMIVKINEEEPSVQIAEHDLIQRVTKYLTLPADTSYDLQWHLHTHTPSATNFDPRCSSRCEEAWQLLANFGSEDVVIGLADDGCKLDHDDFNSSGKFAGWGYFVNDILVKKTDIGADPNGMYAPGNNHGTSCAGVIAGEVDGTLTVGAAPACKLLPIKWESSDDGGLYIDDNKMMLALQYISDKVDVFSNSWGSSPEMNFSQQVVNRIRSLALTGGRRGKGIVFLWASGNENCPIQYSGTQNIPFDHGVRMQGNSLVWVGVQKSKVFSHNLIDIPGVMHIAALASTAQRSHYSNYGPGISLTVPTNNVHTYYRLAVEGKGVVTTTGDSIAAVTEDFGGTSSATPLTAGIAGLVISANPDLSALEVVSVLQSTASRDLNETPYPRTPPANFDNDTSWDISPVFPSDFQGNGHADGTWSPWYGFGRVDAFEAVKKALAIRLGGSEPVVPAVKIRSAVVNPAGNDHNKEKVTLENQSNVPVSIEGWALVDKNNRVQVLTGSIPPVSSMSIDLKKNKIILANTGGTIILKDIAGNQVHRVAYTGAQVQPGMELVF; encoded by the coding sequence ATGCCTGAGGATAATGCCTTATACACCTATCGCAACGGGAAAAAAGTTGCCTTATACAAAAAAGACGATCAGTTTGTAGCCCGCAATTCTGCTGAAAACATTGTCAATCTGGGTATCGACCGGATCGAAAAGGTTTCGCCCTCTGCATTTCGTGCAACGGTTTCGCCCGACAAGCTGGACGAAGTAATGGTTGAAAGCCGGGCCCTTGCGCCCACGCACCATGCTTACCAGTTGCAGGAGACGAAGCAGGAGTTTCTGATTACAGACCGCATTATGGTTACTTTTAAAGACAAGCCAACGCCGGAACATTTGTCTGCATTCATCGCAAAATATGCCCTGATGATCAAAAACCAGTACAGCGATGTGGATTTCCTTTTCCAGCTGACCAACCAGTCTGGTATGAACCCGGTTAAAATGATAGTAAAGATCAATGAAGAAGAACCGTCCGTGCAGATTGCAGAACATGATCTGATACAGCGGGTTACCAAATATCTGACATTGCCCGCCGATACATCCTATGATCTGCAATGGCATTTACACACCCACACACCATCTGCCACAAATTTTGACCCGCGTTGTTCAAGCCGTTGCGAGGAAGCCTGGCAGTTACTTGCAAATTTCGGCAGTGAGGATGTCGTTATCGGGCTTGCCGACGATGGCTGCAAGCTGGATCACGATGATTTTAATTCGTCGGGCAAATTTGCAGGCTGGGGTTATTTTGTGAACGATATTTTGGTTAAAAAAACAGATATAGGAGCCGATCCAAACGGAATGTATGCACCTGGAAACAATCACGGGACTTCCTGTGCAGGTGTAATAGCAGGCGAGGTGGATGGCACATTAACCGTAGGTGCCGCGCCTGCATGCAAGCTTTTACCGATCAAATGGGAATCGTCTGATGACGGAGGGCTGTACATTGATGACAACAAAATGATGCTTGCACTCCAATACATATCAGATAAGGTCGATGTCTTTTCCAATTCCTGGGGAAGCTCCCCCGAAATGAATTTCAGCCAGCAAGTCGTAAACCGGATCAGATCCCTCGCCTTAACAGGTGGCAGGCGGGGAAAAGGGATCGTTTTCTTATGGGCTTCGGGCAACGAAAATTGTCCTATTCAGTATTCGGGAACACAGAACATTCCTTTCGATCACGGGGTGCGTATGCAGGGCAATTCACTGGTTTGGGTTGGGGTTCAAAAAAGTAAGGTCTTTTCGCATAATCTGATTGATATCCCCGGTGTCATGCATATTGCGGCACTGGCGAGCACGGCGCAACGCAGCCATTATTCCAATTACGGGCCGGGTATTTCGCTCACAGTGCCGACCAACAATGTGCACACCTATTACCGGCTGGCCGTGGAAGGAAAAGGCGTGGTTACTACAACGGGCGACAGCATAGCGGCTGTTACCGAGGATTTTGGAGGGACGTCCAGCGCCACGCCGCTTACAGCCGGAATTGCAGGACTGGTCATTTCGGCTAACCCGGACCTGAGCGCACTCGAAGTGGTGTCCGTTTTGCAAAGCACGGCTTCCCGGGATCTGAACGAAACACCGTATCCGAGAACACCGCCGGCCAACTTTGATAATGATACTTCCTGGGATATTTCACCCGTATTTCCGTCAGATTTCCAGGGAAATGGACATGCCGATGGAACTTGGAGCCCATGGTATGGCTTTGGCAGGGTGGATGCATTCGAAGCGGTGAAAAAGGCGCTTGCCATTCGGTTGGGAGGCAGTGAACCGGTGGTTCCGGCGGTGAAAATCCGGTCTGCCGTGGTAAATCCTGCCGGTAATGATCATAATAAGGAGAAAGTGACGCTGGAAAATCAGAGTAATGTGCCTGTTTCCATTGAAGGCTGGGCATTGGTTGACAAAAATAACCGGGTGCAGGTCTTAACAGGCTCCATTCCGCCGGTTTCAAGTATGAGCATTGATTTAAAAAAAAATAAAATAATCCTGGCCAACACGGGCGGCACGATCATCCTCAAAGACATAGCCGGAAACCAGGTTCACAGGGTCGCATACACCGGCGCACAGGTGCAGCCCGGCATGGAACTTGTTTTCTGA
- a CDS encoding HipA family kinase has product MNGQQSQLRTVNVTRYVTPLREGGSLPALAEADDEFLYVLKFRGAGQGTKALIAELIGGEIARLLGLRMPEIVFANLDEAFGRTEPDEEIQDLLRASTGLNLAIHYLSGAITFDPVVTAVDSRLASAIVWLDSLITNVDRTARNTNMLMWHKELWLIDQGAALYFHHSWDNWEEQAKRPFAQVKDHVLLRYASEIEAVNEEFKAIFGVEQIEAIVSLIPDDWLLRDAPFESAEAHRQGYVKFLASRLSVSDVFVKGANDARAALI; this is encoded by the coding sequence ATGAATGGTCAGCAGTCGCAACTCCGAACTGTAAATGTTACCCGATATGTCACGCCTTTGCGGGAGGGCGGATCGCTTCCGGCGCTTGCCGAGGCGGACGACGAATTTTTATATGTTCTCAAGTTCCGCGGGGCAGGCCAGGGGACGAAGGCACTGATTGCGGAGCTGATCGGTGGGGAAATTGCCCGTCTGCTGGGGCTGAGGATGCCTGAAATTGTTTTTGCCAATTTGGATGAAGCCTTCGGCCGAACAGAGCCCGATGAAGAAATCCAGGATTTGCTCCGCGCGAGTACGGGCCTTAATCTGGCCATTCATTACTTGTCGGGCGCTATCACTTTTGATCCCGTCGTGACAGCCGTAGATTCCAGGCTCGCGTCTGCAATCGTATGGCTCGACAGTCTCATTACCAATGTAGACCGCACGGCCAGAAACACCAATATGCTTATGTGGCACAAGGAGTTATGGCTGATCGACCAGGGTGCAGCATTGTATTTTCATCATTCCTGGGATAATTGGGAAGAGCAGGCCAAGAGGCCGTTTGCGCAGGTGAAAGACCATGTATTGCTTCGTTATGCATCTGAAATAGAAGCGGTAAATGAAGAATTCAAAGCCATATTCGGTGTAGAGCAGATCGAGGCGATTGTTTCGCTCATCCCGGATGACTGGCTTTTGCGTGATGCACCATTCGAGTCAGCCGAGGCGCATCGGCAGGGATATGTGAAATTTTTAGCGTCGCGGCTCTCCGTGTCGGATGTATTTGTTAAAGGAGCCAATGATGCAAGAGCAGCACTTATTTGA
- a CDS encoding DUF3037 domain-containing protein, producing MMQEQHLFEYAVIRVVPRVEREEFINVGVILFCPSKRFLECAFEVNAPKLRALSAGIDLDEVTAYLHAFQWICSGKKEGGSIAALPPASRFRWLTATRSTVVQSSKVHPGFCQDPDLCLSKLFDHLVK from the coding sequence ATGATGCAAGAGCAGCACTTATTTGAGTACGCCGTAATCCGCGTCGTACCCAGGGTCGAGCGCGAGGAATTCATTAATGTGGGTGTGATTTTATTTTGTCCGTCAAAACGTTTTCTGGAATGTGCTTTTGAGGTGAATGCGCCTAAGCTGCGCGCACTTTCGGCTGGCATTGATCTGGACGAAGTGACTGCTTATCTGCATGCATTTCAATGGATATGTTCGGGTAAAAAAGAAGGCGGCTCTATTGCTGCATTGCCGCCTGCTTCCCGGTTTCGCTGGCTCACCGCAACGCGTAGCACGGTGGTTCAGTCTTCAAAGGTGCATCCTGGTTTTTGTCAGGACCCGGACCTGTGTTTAAGTAAACTGTTCGATCATTTGGTTAAGTAA
- a CDS encoding LytR/AlgR family response regulator transcription factor, with the protein MINALIIDDEIKARLILAHYLETQMTEKIDVKHAESVNEALEVMKNYEPGIVFLDVEMPYRNGFDFLMERKNPDYDIVFTTAYNQYAIQAIRFSALDYLLKPVDPGELQFAIDRHLEKVREKIQAPKQELFDNLVENIQRKEIKDFRLAVPSSEGVFFFTLDEILRLEADKNYTSIHLVGKRPFVSSKTLKHFDEMLGDFNFIRTHKSHLVNSRYIKQVSHNNQYVLLADGSQVEVSRRKKEEVQQQLNLR; encoded by the coding sequence ATGATAAATGCGCTAATTATTGATGACGAAATAAAGGCTCGTCTTATCCTCGCCCATTATCTCGAGACACAGATGACGGAAAAGATTGACGTCAAGCACGCGGAATCTGTAAATGAGGCTTTGGAAGTTATGAAAAACTATGAGCCCGGGATCGTTTTTCTGGATGTGGAAATGCCTTACCGAAATGGTTTTGATTTTTTGATGGAAAGAAAAAACCCCGATTATGATATCGTTTTCACTACCGCTTACAACCAATACGCCATCCAGGCAATCCGGTTCAGCGCGCTGGATTACCTGCTAAAACCGGTAGATCCGGGCGAACTTCAATTTGCCATTGACCGGCATCTGGAAAAAGTGCGGGAAAAGATCCAGGCGCCCAAGCAGGAGCTTTTCGATAATCTGGTGGAAAACATCCAGAGAAAAGAAATTAAGGATTTCAGGCTGGCTGTTCCTTCCAGCGAGGGTGTGTTCTTTTTTACACTGGACGAAATTCTAAGACTGGAAGCCGATAAAAACTACACTTCTATCCATTTGGTGGGTAAAAGGCCATTCGTATCCAGCAAAACATTAAAGCACTTCGACGAAATGCTGGGCGATTTCAATTTCATCCGCACACATAAGTCACACCTGGTCAATTCCCGTTATATCAAACAGGTTTCGCATAACAACCAGTATGTACTGCTTGCGGACGGATCGCAGGTGGAAGTTTCAAGAAGAAAAAAGGAGGAAGTTCAACAGCAGCTCAATCTGCGCTAA
- a CDS encoding SDR family NAD(P)-dependent oxidoreductase, with the protein MSTNGKYALITGATSGIGYELALLFARDQYNLVIVSRDGQQLEVRAQELRQHGVEVVTIAKDFFNREETRSVYDEVKSKGITVDVLVNDAGQGVYGLFQDNELDRELDIIELNVSAVVILTKLFLKDMIAANSGKILNLASIASKTPGPWQAVYHGTKAFVLSFSEGLREELKETEITVTALLPGVTDTDFFNKADMNRSNAVQDEDDKADPAGVAKDGYDALMAGKDKVVSGFKNKVLMGLSNITPDGMVAHNMNEMQKPVDAK; encoded by the coding sequence ATGTCAACCAACGGAAAGTATGCGCTTATAACCGGCGCCACGAGCGGCATTGGCTATGAGCTTGCCTTGTTATTTGCCCGGGATCAGTACAATCTGGTTATTGTATCGCGGGACGGACAGCAGCTGGAAGTACGAGCCCAGGAGCTTCGCCAGCATGGTGTGGAAGTAGTTACCATTGCGAAAGATTTTTTTAACCGGGAAGAAACGCGCTCGGTTTATGACGAAGTCAAAAGCAAAGGAATCACCGTTGATGTGTTGGTTAATGATGCAGGTCAGGGCGTATATGGACTATTCCAGGATAACGAACTGGACCGTGAACTGGACATCATTGAGCTAAACGTTTCAGCAGTCGTAATCCTTACAAAGCTTTTCTTGAAGGATATGATTGCTGCCAACTCGGGAAAAATATTGAACCTGGCTTCTATTGCCAGCAAAACACCGGGTCCCTGGCAGGCCGTTTACCACGGTACAAAAGCTTTTGTTCTCTCATTCAGCGAGGGTTTACGCGAAGAGCTTAAAGAAACAGAGATTACCGTAACAGCCTTATTACCAGGCGTTACCGATACAGATTTCTTCAACAAAGCCGACATGAACCGCAGCAATGCCGTGCAGGATGAGGATGATAAAGCTGATCCCGCCGGCGTCGCCAAAGACGGCTACGACGCGTTGATGGCTGGTAAAGACAAGGTGGTTTCCGGTTTTAAAAACAAGGTCCTGATGGGTCTGAGCAACATCACACCAGACGGCATGGTTGCTCATAACATGAATGAAATGCAGAAGCCGGTCGACGCTAAATAG